Within the Desulfovibrio oxyclinae DSM 11498 genome, the region GTGGAAACCTTTCTTGAAGGCTGCCTGAAGGACCGGGATATCCCGGATTCGCTGCGCGAAGCCATGGAATACAGTCTGCTTGCGGGCGGCAAGCGTCTGCGGCCGGTGCTGGTCCTTTCGTGGTGCGGGATGCTCGGCGGCGAGCCGGACAGGGCCATGCCGTTTGCCGCGAGTCTCGAATGCATCCATACCTACTCGCTGGTGCACGACGATCTGCCCGCCATGGATGATGACGATCTCCGGCGCGGCAAGCCCTCGAATCACAAGAAATTCGGCGAGGCCGAGGCCATCCTCGCGGGTGACGGATTGCTTACCGAAGCCTTCACGCTCATGACCGAAAGCGCGCTGGAGAAAGGGCTTCCCGCCTGTGACGTGCTGCGGGCCGTGAACGTGCTGGCGCGTTCCGCCGGAGCCGGTGGCATGGTCGGCGGCCAGTCGGTGGACATGGCCCAGACCGGCCGGGCGGGGCAGGTCCCGCTGGAAGAGCTTCAGGCCATGCATGCCATGAAGACCGGCGCGCTCATCACGGCCGCGTGCGAATGCGGCGCGATTCTCTCCGGCAGGGGCGAAACGCACGAGCTGGCCGCGCGGGCCTTCGGCAAGGCCGTGGGCGTGGCTTTTCAGATCGTGGATGACGTGTTGGACGTGGTGGGCGACGAGAAGACCCTCGGCAAGCCCGTGGGCAGCGATGAAGGGGCCGGAAAGAGTACCTATCCGTCGCTTGTGGGGCTGGAGCGGAGCATGGAGCTGGCCCGGGCCCACGTGGACGGCGCGCTGAAGCATCTTGAGCCGTATGAGGGCGCTGATGCGGAATTCCTCGGGGAACTGGCTCGTTACATTGTGGACAGAGTTCAATGATTGGACTATGGTCTCTGCGCTCATGACCAAGGAAGAAAAGACCAAACCCGCACTATTGCCCAGCATCGAAGGGCCCCGCGATGTCCAGAGGCTGGAGCCGGACGAACTCAAGATTCTGGCAGAAGAGCTTCGGCAGACCATCATTGGACAGGTCTCCGGTGGCGGCGGTCATCTGGCCCCGTCGCTCGGCGTGATCGAGCTGACGCTTGCCCTGTTCCGCGCCTTCGACTTCGAGCGTGACCGCATCGTCTGGGACGTGGGGCATCAGGCCTACGCCCACAAACTGCTTACCGGACGCTATTCGCGCTTCGATACCCTTCGCCGCAAGGATGGACTCAGCGGCTTCCCCCGCATGGAGGAAAGCCCTTACGACCATTTCGGTGTCGGGCATTCGTCCACGTCCATATCCGCCGCGCTCGGCATGGCCATGGCCCGTGACCTGAAGGGCGAGAACCACGAGGTGGTCTCGGTCATCGGCGACGGCTCCATGACAGCAGGGCTGGCCTATGAGGGACTCAATCAGGCTGGCGGAATGGGCCGCAAGATGGTCGTGGTGCTCAACGACAACGAGATGTCCATCTCCAGAAACGTGGGCGCCCTGTCCTCCTTCCTGAGCAGGAAACTGAGCACGCCGCTGCTGCAGCGCTTCAAGGACGAAGTGGAGCAGTGGGTGAGCGGTGTTCCCAAGTTCGGCGACGAGCTGGCCATGTACGTCAAACGCTCCGGCGACTCCCTCAAGACGTTCTTCACTCCGGGGATGCTCTTCGAGGCGTTTCGTTTCACTTATGTCGGCCCCATCAACGGGCACGACATGGGCGAGATGGTCAAGGTCTTCGAACAGGTCAAACGCATCGACAAGCCGGTGTTGGTCCACGTCCTCACCAAGAAGGGCAAGGGCTACGAACCAGCCGAGAACAATCCGACATATTTCCATGGCGTGGGGCGCTTCGAGCCGGAAACCGGCTTGGCGCGCAAGTTCTCCGGCCCCGGTCTGCCGTCCTACACGGAAATTTTCGGCGACATGCTGTGCCGTCTGGCAGACAAGGACGAGCGCATCATGGCCATCACCGCCGCCATGCCCGAGGGCACCGGCACGGACTGCTTCCGCAAGAAGCATCCCGAGCGGTTCGTGGATGTGGGCATCTGCGAACAGCACGCCGTTACCTTTGCCGCGGGACTCGCCACGCAGGGCTATCGCCCGGCAGTGGCCATCTATTCGACCTTCATGCAACGCTCTTATGATCAGATCGTGCACGACGTCTGCCTGCAGAATCTGGATGTGAAATTCTTCCTTGATCGCGGTGGACTCGTGGGCGAGGACGGGGCCACGCATCATGGCACCTTCGACATGAGCTTTCTGCGGCACATCCCGAACCTCACGCTCATGGCTCCCAAGGACGAAGCGGAACTGGCGCGCATGATGGTCACCGCATTCTCCACCCAGGGTCCGGTTGCGGTCCGTTATCCGCGTGGAACCGGCGTGGGGGCGGAAGTGGAAGACGATCCCAAACCGTTCGAACTCGGCGAAGGCGAAGTGGTTCACGAGGGCGAAGACGCGCTTGTGGTGGCCGTCGGTTCGCGGGTGTATCCAGCCATGGAAGCCGCGATGGAGCTGGAAACCGAGGGACGCGGCGTCACGGTTTTCAACGCACGCTTCATCAAGCCCCTGCCGGAAAAGCAGATCCTTGAGCTGGTCAATCGCTTTGACCGCGTGCTCGTTGTCGAGGAAAACGCCAAGGCCGGCGGGTTCGGTTCCGCCGTGTTGGAACTGATTGCCGACAACGGTCTGCTCGCGGGCAAGAACGTACAGCGTCTGGGCATTCCCGATGAGTTCGTGGAGCACGGCACCCAGAAGGAACTGCGCGCCATGCTCGGCATCGACAAGGTGGGCATCCGAAACGCCGTCAGCGCGCTGTTCGACTAGTCCCCCGGGCCTTTTTCAAACGCCTCCCGTATCTTTTCGACGCGTCTGCGGTTCGCGCCGAGGTCCCAGTATCCCACACGGGACGCTGAACGGACATGTATCGCCTTGTCCTCTTCCTGCAGCAGAAACGACACGTCGTCTACGAAACCGAAAAGTTTCGTTGTAAATTCGGCCTGAAAACCTTCGGGGTTCGATGAGACGATTGTAGCCCCTTCCAATTTTTCCACGATGCGTTTGAGTCGGTTAAGCGCCTCTTCGCCCGACCCTTCGAAGGTCAAGGGGGCGATATGATGGTCCGGATCGCTTTCCAGACTGTTCACGCAGTTGGGTGTATTCGGACACGGATCCAGCGGCGTCTGCTTCACGGGCGATTCTCCGGGGGCGGCCTCGCAACCTGCAAGGGTCAGGACCAAAATGAGGGGAATGATTTTTCGAATGTTCATTTCTCCCCTGTACCATGCCTAGACGGCGAGTTCCATGTTGACACCGCCGATGATTCGTCTACCTTCCGGTTCCACAGGAGGATGTAAAAATGAATCAGTGCCCTTGCGGTTCCGAAAGGAAATACGACGAATGTTGCGGACCCATCATCAGCGGCGAAGCGGCGGCTCCCACTGCCGAAGCCCTGATGCGTTCGCGTTACAGCGCTTATGTTGTCGGCGCCATTGACTATCTCAAGGACAGCCTGGCTCCGGAAAGCCACGGCGATCATGATGAGGAATCGGTCCGCGAGTGGTCCGAATCCGCCGAATGGCTCGGCCTGAGCATCGATGCCACCAGCCTCGGGCTGGAGAGCGATGAGACCGGCGTTGTGGACTTCACTGCCCGTTATCGCCAGAAGGGGCAGAACGTGGAATACCGCGAGCGCAGCACCTTCGAAAAGCGTGACGGAAAATGGCTCTACGTGGACGGCCATGCGCTGCCGCCCGAGACCTATGTGCGCGAGACCCCCAAGGTGGGACGCAACGAGCCGTGCCCCTGCGGGTCCGGCAAGAAGTTCAAGAAGTGCTGCGCCTGATTGGCTTTTGAAACAATGAAAGGCCCGGAATGCTTGTGCGTTCCGGGCCTTTTCCTTTTCAGCTTTGACCGGGATCAGATGATGCTGCCGAAAGGGTTCTCCCCTTTTATGCGGACCTCGGAGGCCTTGGGGGCCGGGCCAGAGTCGTTCAGGGTGAACTCCACTTCCTCACCCGGATGCAGGGTCTGAAAGCCGTTGCGGAATATCTCGGTGTAATGGACGAAAATATCCTCGCCGTCCTCGGCGGTGATGAACCCGAACCCTTCCCGCTCGTTGAACCAGCTGACCTTTCCGGTGCTCCGCATCGCATGACTCCCGTGTGAATTCTTTTTATCCGTTCATAGCACCGTGGCCTGTTCCCGGCAACGTGGTCCCTAACCGGGAGCTTCGGTTATTTCGATGCAGCCGTTCGCCATGTGAAGACGGCGGTTCACGCTCTGCGGAAAGTCTCCTTCATGATGCGAAATAAGGATAACGGGCATCCCGCAACGGATGAGTTGGTCAAGGGTATGCCGCATGGACTGTCGTGATTCCGCGTCCAGCCCGGAGAGCGGTTCGTCCAGAAGCAGCAGCCACGGTTCGCCGGCTATGGCCCGAGTCAGCAGCACGCGCCTGCGCTGGCCGTGGGAGAGTGTCTCCATGCGCCGCTCGGCAAGCTCCGGCAGTCCGGTAAAGGCAAGCAGTTCCCGCGCACGCTCCTGTTGGACCGCGCTTGGGGTTTCGTAAAGCCCGACGGTCCCGAACATACCGGAAAGCACGGTCTCCAGCACCGTGTCGCGGCAGTGCGGCAGGCGGGCGAACAGTCCGTGCATCTCGGGTGAGACAACGGCCATGCGTCTGCGATGCGTCTCCCCTGTGCCGGTGCCGCCGAACCGTTCCACAGTGCCTTCGTCCGCAAAGGGGGCCACGTCGCCGAGTATCAGTTTGAGAAAAGTACTTTTGCCCGCGCCGTTGTCGCCCGATACGGCCCACGCCTCGCCGGGGAGCATGGTGAAGTCGATGGCGTGAAGAATCTTTTGTCCGTGCATGACCACGTCGGCATCCCGGATGCGTACGATGAAGTCCATGAGGGCGGGTTTCGGCAGCAAAGGACAGTGAAGTGTCTCGCCGGAGGCACCCGGTTCAGCGTGCTTGCCGAGATGAACGGTCTGTCGGATGCAGCCGGGGAGGTCCTTCCTGCGGTGTGCCGTGACTACGAGGGTGGCTCTTTCCGCCAGTGTTTCCAGTAGCTCCATCGCAGTTTTCCGGGATGGCGCGTCCAGTCCGTCCATGCACTCATCCAGAAGGATGACGTCTGGTTCCGGCGCACAGGCGCGGGCCATCAGCACACGACGCAACTGACCGGTGGACATGGCGCGGGCAGGGATGTCCGCAAGCTCGGCCGCCCGCATTCTCCTCAAGGCCGTGTCCGCCTTTGCCAGCATTTTCGCGTCGGGCTGCTCGTAAAGCAGCGGCGTATCGAAAAAGCCCGCGAGCACGATTTCCCGGCCAGTGGCCTTGCCCCCGGAGTCTTCGTAAAAGTCCTGCATGTCGCCTGAAACCATGCCGATGCGGTGGCGCAATCCGAGCGGATCATTCTGTACGCCGTTTTCCGTCTCGAAGGTGCGACTGAATTCGTTGTCGGGCGGCATGTCGCCGCGAATGACACGGAGCAGGGTCGTCTTTCCGGCCCCGTTGGGGCCGAGCACAGCGGTATGACTTCCCGGTGTGATGGCGACCGAGGCGTCTTCAAGCAACTTTCTACCTTCGCGGGTGACACTGGCGTTGGATATCGTGATGCGCAACATGCCCGGATGGTTGCGCGAAACGTCCGAGGATGCAAGCAGAATGCGCTTTGCAAAAACCGATCGCGCCCTGTACCTTCGGCTCATGACCGAAACAGTGGCCCTTGCCCGCATCATGGAATACGAATCGCAACTGCTGGACGCGGCGGTTGAACTGCTCATGGACGAAGCCGGATTCCGGCCATCGCGCGGCGAGCGCGTGCTGGTCAAGCCGAATCTGGTCAACTCCACCAACGCGGCCGTGTCCTGCACGCATCCGCTGGTGGTGCGCGCAGCCTGCCGTTTCCTGCTGGATAGGGGCGTGCGCGTCACCGTTGCCGACTCCCCGGCCTTCGGCTCCGCGGCGCAGGTGGCGAAGGCGTCAGGGCTTGTCGAAGCGCTGAAAGCGCTTGGCCTTGAGGTTCGGGGGCTTGCCGCTGCGCAGAAGACCACGCTGCCGTGCGGTGTGGAAATAGGTGTCTCCAGACATGCCTTGGAGGCCGAGGCCATTCTGAACGTGCCGAGACTCAAGGCACACTGCCAGATGCGGGTGACCGGGGCGGTCAAGAACCTGTTCGGCTGCGTGAGCGGCGCGCGAAAGGCGTTGGCGCACAACCGGCTGGGCAATCGTCCGGATCTGTTCGCCGCCATGGTGGTGGACATCTGCGAGCTGGTGCCGCACAGCGTCTCCCTCATGGATGCAGTGCGCCCCATGCATCGAAACGGCCCCGTAAAAGGGGAGGCCTACGAGCTGGGAATGCTCGGAGCTTCCGCATCACCGCACGCCGTGGACGCCATGGTCTATGAAATGCTGAATCTTTCCCCTTCGCAGGTGCCGCTGTGGGCCGAGGCCCTGCGCCGCGATTTGCCCGGTGCGCAGCCCGGCGAGCTGCGGTATCCCCTTGAGCGGCCGCAGAGCTTCGATGTGTCGGGCATGGTCATCCCCGGGAAACTGGAGCCCGTTCGCTTTGATCCGTTCAGGGTTTTCAAGGGCCGTATCAAGAGCCTGAAAAAACGTCTTTGCGGGGATTGAGTTCCCTTGCTTCGGATGCCTGTCGGCGGTAGTGTCTGCTCATGAATTCGGGCGAAACGGACATGATACGGCGCAGGTACGCCGTGAGTGGGCAGGTACAGGGCGTCGGCTTTCGGCCTTTCGTCTATCGTATCGCCTCGGAGAACGGGGTGACGGGGACCGTGCTCAACGGTTCGCAGGGTGTGCTCGCGGAGGTGCAGGGCAGCCGTGCGCAGGTGGACGGCTTCGGCCGTGATCTGGCAGAAAAGGTGCCGCCGCTGGCCCGCATCGTCTCGCTTGCGTCCGAGGATCTGACCCCGGTGACAGGTGAGGATTCCTTCGAGATCATCGCCAGCGAGGGAGGAGAAGGGCACGATGTGCTCATCAGCCCGGACACCGCCACCTGCCCGGATTGTCTTGCGGATATGCGTGATCCGGAGAATCCACGCTACCGCTATCCGTTCACCAACTGCACCAATTGCGGCCCGCGCTACACCATCACACGCTCCATTCCCTACGACAGGCCGTTCACCTCCATGAGCTGTTTCCCGCTCTGCGAACGGTGCGATTCGGAATACACCAACCCGTTGGACCGTCGCTTTCATGCACAGCCCAATGCTTGCCCGGACTGCGGGCCACAGGTCTGGCTAGCTGACGCCGAGGGCGGCGAAATCGCCAGAGGCGACGAAGCCATGCGCCTGCTGGCCGAGAAGCTGAAGGGCGGGAAAGTTGCCGCGGTGAAGGGGCTGGGCGGCTATCATCTGGCCTGCGACGCCACCAACGCCGAGGCCGTGGACCGATTGCGCGAGCGCAAGAACCGCCCTGACAAGCCTCTGGCGGTGATGGTCCCGGATATGGACTGTGTGCGGCGGCTGGCCGAGGTTATGCCCGAGGACGAAGCATGGCTGACGGGCATTGCGCGGCCCATCGTGCTCATGGCCAAGCACGCTGAGCATCCACTGCCGGAAACCGTTGCCCCGGATACGAATTTCATAGGTCTCATGCTACCGTACACGCCGCTGCATCACGTGCTTTTCGAGCATCTTTCGGAAGGCGGTGGCGGGCTTTCGGCCCTTATCATGACCTCGGGCAACATGAGCAGCGAACCCATCAGCCTCGGTAATCGCGAGGCTCTTTCAAGGCTCTCCGGCATCGCGGACGTCTTTCTTTTTCATGACCGGGACATCCTCATCCGCTGTGATGATTCGGTTCTGCGCATGAACCCGTATTCCGGCAAGCCGATCATCCTGCGCCGGGCGCGCGGCTTCACGCCTTCCCCTGTCACGCTGGACGGCGACGGGCCATGCGTTCTGGGCACAGGCCCGGAACTCAAGTGCGCGCTGACCCTGACCAAGGGGGGCATGGCTTTTCCGAGCCAGCACATCGGCAACATGGAGAACCTCGAAACCTACGGGTTCTACAAGGAAATACTGGCCCACATGCAGGATATCCTTCAGGTGCGGCCCGAGCTTGTAGTGCGTGACCTGCATCCGGACTACATGACCAGCATCCTCGCTGACGAGGTGGGAGCCCAGCTGCATGTTCCGGTGCTGGCCCTGCAGCATCACTACGCCCACATTCATGCCGTCATGGCCGAGAACGCGCTGCAAGGGCCGGTGCTCGGACTGGCGCTCGACGGCACCGGATACGGCGAGGACGGCACCATCTGGGGCGGAGAATGTTTGTTCGTCAATGGCGAGACGCTGGAGCACGAGCGGCTGGCCCGTTTCGCGCATCTGCGGCTGCCCGGCGGGGAGGCTGCGGTTCGCGAGCCGTGGCGCATCGCGCGGGGAGCGCTGTGGGAGCTGGGATATCGCGAACCTGAGTTCTGGTGGCCGTGGCTGGCGGAACATGAAGCCGCCGACAAATTTCTTTCGCAGGTTCTGGAGAAGGACATCAACTCGCCCCGCACCAGCAGTTGCGGACGGCTGTTCGATGCGGCCTCGGCCATGATCGGACTTTGCTCGTCCATCAGCTACGAGGGGCAGGCCGCGATTCTGCTGGAAAAGGCGCAGGACATGGAGGAGCGTTCGGCCTATCCGTGCCCGCTGCTCACGGACGATCAGCCCGCCGTGCTCGACACGCTGACCCTGCTGGATGCCGTGCGCGAGGACGCGGCCAACGGCGTGGCTCCCGGCGTCATTGCGCGTCGGTTCCATTTAGGGTTGATCAATGGCCTTGCCGAACTGGCGGCGACCGTTGCGGAAAACCTCGGTGTGAACAGGATCTCGCTCTCCGGCGGGGTGATGCAGAATCTCACCATTGCCGTGGAGTTGCCCATGGCGCTTGAGATGATAGGGCTGGAAGTGTTCATGCACACGCAGGTACCGCCCAACGATGGCTGCATTTCTTTGGGGCAGGCCGTGTGGGGGCGCAGAAAGCTGCTTCTGGACGAGTGAATTTTGATCAAGACAAGACCATGAAAAAGGCCCGCCGTTTCCGGCGGGCCTTTTGTCATTATGGGACAGCGCCTACTTGAAGGCTGCTGCGACAACCTCGGTGGCGTC harbors:
- a CDS encoding polyprenyl synthetase family protein — encoded protein: MSVKDELMRRAAEVETFLEGCLKDRDIPDSLREAMEYSLLAGGKRLRPVLVLSWCGMLGGEPDRAMPFAASLECIHTYSLVHDDLPAMDDDDLRRGKPSNHKKFGEAEAILAGDGLLTEAFTLMTESALEKGLPACDVLRAVNVLARSAGAGGMVGGQSVDMAQTGRAGQVPLEELQAMHAMKTGALITAACECGAILSGRGETHELAARAFGKAVGVAFQIVDDVLDVVGDEKTLGKPVGSDEGAGKSTYPSLVGLERSMELARAHVDGALKHLEPYEGADAEFLGELARYIVDRVQ
- the dxs gene encoding 1-deoxy-D-xylulose-5-phosphate synthase encodes the protein MTKEEKTKPALLPSIEGPRDVQRLEPDELKILAEELRQTIIGQVSGGGGHLAPSLGVIELTLALFRAFDFERDRIVWDVGHQAYAHKLLTGRYSRFDTLRRKDGLSGFPRMEESPYDHFGVGHSSTSISAALGMAMARDLKGENHEVVSVIGDGSMTAGLAYEGLNQAGGMGRKMVVVLNDNEMSISRNVGALSSFLSRKLSTPLLQRFKDEVEQWVSGVPKFGDELAMYVKRSGDSLKTFFTPGMLFEAFRFTYVGPINGHDMGEMVKVFEQVKRIDKPVLVHVLTKKGKGYEPAENNPTYFHGVGRFEPETGLARKFSGPGLPSYTEIFGDMLCRLADKDERIMAITAAMPEGTGTDCFRKKHPERFVDVGICEQHAVTFAAGLATQGYRPAVAIYSTFMQRSYDQIVHDVCLQNLDVKFFLDRGGLVGEDGATHHGTFDMSFLRHIPNLTLMAPKDEAELARMMVTAFSTQGPVAVRYPRGTGVGAEVEDDPKPFELGEGEVVHEGEDALVVAVGSRVYPAMEAAMELETEGRGVTVFNARFIKPLPEKQILELVNRFDRVLVVEENAKAGGFGSAVLELIADNGLLAGKNVQRLGIPDEFVEHGTQKELRAMLGIDKVGIRNAVSALFD
- a CDS encoding DUF1499 domain-containing protein — encoded protein: MNIRKIIPLILVLTLAGCEAAPGESPVKQTPLDPCPNTPNCVNSLESDPDHHIAPLTFEGSGEEALNRLKRIVEKLEGATIVSSNPEGFQAEFTTKLFGFVDDVSFLLQEEDKAIHVRSASRVGYWDLGANRRRVEKIREAFEKGPGD
- a CDS encoding YchJ family protein; the encoded protein is MNQCPCGSERKYDECCGPIISGEAAAPTAEALMRSRYSAYVVGAIDYLKDSLAPESHGDHDEESVREWSESAEWLGLSIDATSLGLESDETGVVDFTARYRQKGQNVEYRERSTFEKRDGKWLYVDGHALPPETYVRETPKVGRNEPCPCGSGKKFKKCCA
- a CDS encoding cold shock domain-containing protein; the protein is MRSTGKVSWFNEREGFGFITAEDGEDIFVHYTEIFRNGFQTLHPGEEVEFTLNDSGPAPKASEVRIKGENPFGSII
- a CDS encoding ATP-binding cassette domain-containing protein, with translation MSRRYRARSVFAKRILLASSDVSRNHPGMLRITISNASVTREGRKLLEDASVAITPGSHTAVLGPNGAGKTTLLRVIRGDMPPDNEFSRTFETENGVQNDPLGLRHRIGMVSGDMQDFYEDSGGKATGREIVLAGFFDTPLLYEQPDAKMLAKADTALRRMRAAELADIPARAMSTGQLRRVLMARACAPEPDVILLDECMDGLDAPSRKTAMELLETLAERATLVVTAHRRKDLPGCIRQTVHLGKHAEPGASGETLHCPLLPKPALMDFIVRIRDADVVMHGQKILHAIDFTMLPGEAWAVSGDNGAGKSTFLKLILGDVAPFADEGTVERFGGTGTGETHRRRMAVVSPEMHGLFARLPHCRDTVLETVLSGMFGTVGLYETPSAVQQERARELLAFTGLPELAERRMETLSHGQRRRVLLTRAIAGEPWLLLLDEPLSGLDAESRQSMRHTLDQLIRCGMPVILISHHEGDFPQSVNRRLHMANGCIEITEAPG
- a CDS encoding DUF362 domain-containing protein; the protein is MRFAKTDRALYLRLMTETVALARIMEYESQLLDAAVELLMDEAGFRPSRGERVLVKPNLVNSTNAAVSCTHPLVVRAACRFLLDRGVRVTVADSPAFGSAAQVAKASGLVEALKALGLEVRGLAAAQKTTLPCGVEIGVSRHALEAEAILNVPRLKAHCQMRVTGAVKNLFGCVSGARKALAHNRLGNRPDLFAAMVVDICELVPHSVSLMDAVRPMHRNGPVKGEAYELGMLGASASPHAVDAMVYEMLNLSPSQVPLWAEALRRDLPGAQPGELRYPLERPQSFDVSGMVIPGKLEPVRFDPFRVFKGRIKSLKKRLCGD
- the hypF gene encoding carbamoyltransferase HypF, coding for MIRRRYAVSGQVQGVGFRPFVYRIASENGVTGTVLNGSQGVLAEVQGSRAQVDGFGRDLAEKVPPLARIVSLASEDLTPVTGEDSFEIIASEGGEGHDVLISPDTATCPDCLADMRDPENPRYRYPFTNCTNCGPRYTITRSIPYDRPFTSMSCFPLCERCDSEYTNPLDRRFHAQPNACPDCGPQVWLADAEGGEIARGDEAMRLLAEKLKGGKVAAVKGLGGYHLACDATNAEAVDRLRERKNRPDKPLAVMVPDMDCVRRLAEVMPEDEAWLTGIARPIVLMAKHAEHPLPETVAPDTNFIGLMLPYTPLHHVLFEHLSEGGGGLSALIMTSGNMSSEPISLGNREALSRLSGIADVFLFHDRDILIRCDDSVLRMNPYSGKPIILRRARGFTPSPVTLDGDGPCVLGTGPELKCALTLTKGGMAFPSQHIGNMENLETYGFYKEILAHMQDILQVRPELVVRDLHPDYMTSILADEVGAQLHVPVLALQHHYAHIHAVMAENALQGPVLGLALDGTGYGEDGTIWGGECLFVNGETLEHERLARFAHLRLPGGEAAVREPWRIARGALWELGYREPEFWWPWLAEHEAADKFLSQVLEKDINSPRTSSCGRLFDAASAMIGLCSSISYEGQAAILLEKAQDMEERSAYPCPLLTDDQPAVLDTLTLLDAVREDAANGVAPGVIARRFHLGLINGLAELAATVAENLGVNRISLSGGVMQNLTIAVELPMALEMIGLEVFMHTQVPPNDGCISLGQAVWGRRKLLLDE